ttacacaCCTAAACAgaactattacacagacacataactattacacagacacagagctattacacacctacacagaagctattacacagacacataactattacacagacacgggctattacacagacacagagctattacacagaAAACATTTCCTGGATCACAGTCTTTAAATATCAAACCTGTGAGGCTGTTTGGGATTCAGCATTTTAGTTAGATACTAATACTATAGTTAGAAGAAAGTAGTGAACACCAGACTCCTTACACACAACACTTTTGTATTCATTATGCTACCTTCCCTTGTGGTTCCATAACTGCACATTGCTACTCACCGCAGGACAATAGTCCATCCTGGTAGTCTGTGGTGTAGGAGAAATCAATAAACTCTCTGGGAGCTATGATGTTCCACAGCTGGCCTGCAGTAGTGTACCTCATCACACAAcagccctgcagacagacagagataaacatTGATTCATTTGGGATAACATGCTAACTGTGACAAAGCCCTCTTATATCACCTAATAAGAAGATGGAAAATCATTATTCTGACAAATTGAGTAATATTTAGGGCAGTGGGTCTACTTAAGTGTGGTAAAATAAGAATTACACAAACAAAAAACTGTGTGCAGTCTACATGTATCTTCATGAGAGAAATAAGATACTTTTGCCATTTGATCAAGTTATCAAAGAAAACTTAAGGGATGATGGGTTTACCTGATCAAGGGTCTCTATTATGTCCATTGCTGTCATCAAACTATCCCAGTCTAATCGATAAGGCCCAGGGCGTATGTAATCCACTATTCTATTGGGGTTATCGTCGACCATACCCTGGGCTTTATACCTGCAAGATAAAACCATCACACATCAGATCAGACAAATAAACCTTCCCACTgggtacacactggttgaatcaacgttgtttccacgtcatttcaattaaattatgttgaaccaacgtggaatagacgtttaaTATATGTATGTGGCCAGTGGGTTCCTTTTTCTTTTCCATCAATAAAAGGGAATGCATTGACTGCAATATGGCTAAAACACAGAATATAGGCATGATATTTGTGATTTCATGCCCAGGGTCATTGCTGAAAGAAGGCCCATACTTACAGATAGCCATGAAACTCCTCTGATGACTTTCTCCATACCGTGACATCTTTCTACAATGTAAGATTACAAAAAACATCAAGATAGTGGAAACCCCATAGAAGCAGTAGAAACAGTCTGGTGCCAGCGCAGTTTTGCACAAACAAAATGAGCTTAGGAGGAATTGAAAGTGTAAGTGGTTGAAGATAGCATTTGGTGTGTGGTATACATCGTTTCCAATCAATTAACTTTTGAGCCTACAGTATAGGAGGTGATTAAATAGACTGTGAAAATACTGTATCACCCACCGATTTCTTGGCTACCCTCCACTCATTCTCATCCAGGCTATGGTAAGACATGAGAGTGTTCTGCAGTCTGGCTGTCAAAGCACTGGGTTCTTGCAAGCTTCCCATTTTGATCCTATTCAAAACAACTTCAAACATCAATCCGCATTGTATATTATGAAACATAGGCCTATAGCAATTATGAGCAAATCTATATTCATGGCTTATTTAGCACAGCTCAATTACCAGAATATTGTACTCTTTTTAAAGCTGATATGCTCAATTCAAAAGAGAAAACAGCGGCACAGTTTGCCCGACCTTAAAAAGCCAGTTCCTTTTGGTGAAATCTGACACCCCAATACCGCACAGTTAAATCAGACAATTATCGCTCAGCTCACATAAGGTATTTCACCGAATAGTCCTTACCTTTGAATGGTGTTGCAATTTACGATAGTGGTTCAGTTTTCATGTATTTATAGTAGACACATCTGCAAACGGTGAGCGAAAATTTTGTCCCTGTATGTGAGGGCTCCTCTATCACCCAATCAGAAGTGTAGTCGTTTCCTGTGTTTGGTATGTTCCGTGTTCCTATTGGTCAGATGCTTTACTGTATATCGGACCATCGAGTGGGAGCAGTAGGCGAGTGTGGAGAGTTTATATGAACCTGCATGAATAGGTGCGCTCCTTTTGAAAGCTAATGTGTTAAACGGCACAGGTGGAACCAGGGAtctgtataaaccctggattgctgatgctatgtattggccaatggtCCATGCTATCTGTGGGACATCCCTACCCAATGAAGTTGAAAttgaaaatggttaaggtaagggttaaggttaggattaaggtcagggttaagtaAGGTTTATGGTcatggttagggtaagggtaagggttaaggtttagggtttagtcgCAAGGATTCTGGATTGCACCAAGGAGAGGATTTGCCAAAAattcttttttttgtaatttttttttgtattattaaccCATGCACCACCATCCCTCTTCGGAGGACACatatcttgtttgttttttacagcttttctgctacatatacatatattttatatatacatatacattttacatatacattttacatacacattttgcaTACACATCTTACAttcatggtacttttatataaagcaatcATATAACAATAATACATAACATAAACTCTTTAATCTCACCCCTCACTACTCTCAGCCcctcccacctatcaccatagaccaccctcgtttgttttccatgtgccatatatttttaaattgtgcTGTTATATTTTTAACCTTTCTAGtcgtatagtatccacagattgagagctaaagatgaaaacctttcctacgagtataATTATATTAagtattgactgactatggctttccaaatcgcccaacactgctatttgtaaggtacattttaaattaatgttgtgattttttttaccattcctgaacctgtaaCCAGAAAAAAACTACACAGGGGCAATgccagaataaatgatctagtgattctgtctcttcgcagaaaaatctacagagctgagattgttgtatgccccatatatacagtggggcaaaaaagtatttagtcagccaccaattgtgcaagttctcccacttaaaaagatgagagaggttcgtaattttcatcataggtacacttcaactatgacagagaaaatgagaaaaaaaaatccagaaaatcacattgtaggatttttaatgaaatgatttgcaaattatggtggaaaataagtatttggtcaataataaaagtttatctcaatactttgttataaaccctttgttggcaatgacagaggtcaaacgttttctgtaagtcttcacaaggtatccacacactgttgctggtattttggcccattcctccatgcagatctcctctagagcagtgatgttttggggctgttgctggacaACACGGACAGCTGTCAACATTTCTGTCCTCAAATAAAACTGGTATATATTTCTATTTATGCcaattc
This portion of the Salvelinus sp. IW2-2015 linkage group LG4q.1:29, ASM291031v2, whole genome shotgun sequence genome encodes:
- the stard4 gene encoding stAR-related lipid transfer protein 4, with product MGSLQEPSALTARLQNTLMSYHSLDENEWRVAKKSKDVTVWRKSSEEFHGYLYKAQGMVDDNPNRIVDYIRPGPYRLDWDSLMTAMDIIETLDQGCCVMRYTTAGQLWNIIAPREFIDFSYTTDYQDGLLSCGISVEHEEQHQSYVRGFNHPCGWFCVPTPDSTTTAAQSLLTGYIQTDLRGMIPQSAVDTAMASTLINFYTDLRRALKKA